One genomic segment of Vibrio quintilis includes these proteins:
- a CDS encoding sigma factor-like helix-turn-helix DNA-binding protein has translation MAKPPSSPSHSTALLPSEAAMLLPDNISVSIRGGKRIVEGYNNEGEKIVIETTINNVSSNTNNGFRSQSMTICDKLTVEERRDLVHEMYNEEGLTQTEIAKRLGVSQKTISNDLLS, from the coding sequence ATGGCAAAACCACCTTCTTCACCGTCTCATTCTACAGCTCTACTACCATCAGAAGCCGCTATGCTTTTACCGGATAATATTTCAGTTTCAATACGCGGCGGAAAGAGAATAGTTGAGGGTTATAATAATGAAGGCGAAAAAATTGTAATAGAAACAACTATAAATAATGTTTCATCCAATACCAATAACGGATTTAGAAGCCAGAGCATGACTATTTGTGACAAGCTTACAGTTGAGGAACGCCGGGATCTTGTACATGAAATGTATAATGAAGAAGGCCTTACTCAAACTGAAATTGCAAAGCGGCTAGGCGTTTCTCAGAAAACAATTTCAAATGATTTATTGAGTTAA